The sequence AGAAAAGGTTCGATTTTGTGGGGGGAATTACAATGATCGGTCGTTTCCGGCTTCTTCGCGGATTAGAGTTTTTTGTTAGATTGTGCTGAAGTTTCCAGGTTTGGACAAAGGTATTCGATTTTGTGGACTAACCCTTACAGTCAAAGTTGATTTGTGGCTCCAGAACGtgatcttttatttgtttgttcGGAATTTGGGAGGTGACAAGTGATTGATTTATGTGGAATTCTAGACACTTTCTGATCTCTTGCCTTATCTGCATTCTTTTGTCTTTTCAGTTTGCTGTGGCGTTTTATCTCCCTTGCCTTCTAAGAAGCCAATCTTAAATTGGATTGTTCTGGTTTCTGTTCTTCCATGTTCTATTAGAGTGGATGGAGAGTGGTTTTGGATGGTCTCAAGCATTTTGCTTGCTTTCGTTTCTGCTTCTTGTTGAGATTTTTAGAGCGAAGGCAAACGATTGACATCCTTGGATCCATGCTTTGCAAGAAAATTGTAGAATTATCTTTAATCTTGTTGCTTCTTTTTTATTGTGAATTTGATTTTGGGATAAATGTGTAGGGGAAGAAGATAACAAGCTCGTCAAATACTGTTACTAAAACAAGCAGAGTGAAAGTTCAGAAGAAAGTGTATTCCTTGCCTGGTCAGAAGTATGACATCCCTGAAGAGGTATTTAACTTGTAAAAGATATTTCATCTTAGAATAGGTTGGTGGAGTTTGGTGAGGTCATATAATGGTTTCACACCCTGTGCTTGATTGGTTTTTGTCAGAGAGAACCCTTGAGGATGTTCTACGAATCCTTATTAGAGCAAATTCCGTCAAGCGAAATGGCAGAATCTTGGTAAGTTCTTCCCAGTGCGATATAATGTTCATGTATCTGTTATAACGTGACAAAGTTAAACAAAGTTGAgttagttttctttccttttctgttCTCGGTTGATATCCTACTTGCCCTTTGAGGATATTTGGAGGATGGGCCTTGTCGATTTGCTGAATGTTATAAAGATCCATCCATCATATTTTTTGTTAAATTCTTGAACTAGGACTCGTAGGATATCTTAGATGATTTCTTCAAACGTCCTTTATGTCCATTTAAGAGAGTTGAAGTTTCCTGGCAGCGATGGCTAAATGTCGGAACCGGATCTTCATTCGACACTGTGGGTGGGGTAGTTTGAATGCTCCAATTGGTTGATAAAGTATCAACAATTAAAATCGGTCACTGATCTTATATGAGTAAGACTTGGAAAAAGGCTCTGTGGGAGACATGAATCAATTTATGTCATCAACTAACTCTAAAAGTTTCAAACAGTCAGCAGATTATATATTGTTgcaaaatatatgtatatgttctcTGTAAAACTTGAAAAATATGGAAGTTTTTATCTATTTCTGCATCTAACAAAACTTTGGTTGTGTTTAGTTTGATGAGTAGCATATTGTATTGATCTTTCTCCTATTACCTTCACACTTATATCCTTTCTAACAGCATATATCTTCTACTTGTACAATCCTTCTTAGATTATTTTTAGGAAATAATTCTAACTTCGCCATGAGACCAAAGGTTAAAAATATTCATTTAGGAATCTTTGTTGTTTTTACCATTGGTGAAGTGTACAATCTACAATGATAAGTTTTGGTCTGGATTTGTAATCTGGTTTATAACTCGTCGATTTTGATTTCTTTCAGTTAACTCTAGTAAATTCTGTTTTCTTTTGGCAAGTACCGGCTGAGGAGATATCCTATAACCAGTGATGTCAGTCGACGCACAGAGACCAAATTTTGAAAACCATGATCACAGCCACTCTTTGTGGAAACATTCTCTGGGAATAATAACAAGTGAAACACATACATAATTGCACAAAGATCTTGATGGCAGCACCCTCATGAAGTACTTGACCTTTTTAACTTACCAAGTCAATAAACTGCTGAATCCTTAATTTTTTCGGTTTAAATTTATGCTTAGGTTTGACTCTGTTCTAATGATAACTAAACAACAGTTGAAAGAATGATGTTCCAGTGTCATGCTGTAATTTACAGGAAAATGCTGGTTGATTAATTTCTTACTCAGATGttatagaagaaaagaaaaaggtttgAGGGCTTCATAATGCTCCAGGTTGCTTCGGCTTTTACGGTATTTAGCACTGAAAAGCAACAGTTCATTTTTTTCCTGCAATCATAGTGTTTTCAGTTGCTTCTAGAATTCGGTGGTGATCAGCTTTAGTTACTTTTTTTTACTTTGTTGCCATATGTTGAACCAATAGGATTGTCTAAATTGGATTTTCTAACTAACCTGTTTGGATTTTCTGCTCTCAATATGAGTAGCTCCCCCTGTTTTTTATACTAGAAGATGTACTATGTTATCTTCAATTAAAGGACATGAATTATGTTCCCTTTACATTAGTTGATATTCATCAGCTTAATATGATTATGTGCTGTTCCATCTGAACATGTAGGATGATGGAACATGGTTTGCTATCTCCTGAAAGAGCAAAGAAAGCATACGAGAGAAAGCAAAAGAGGCAACAGCAACTACGAATGAGAACTCCAATCAAATCCACTAAACAAGAGAGGCCAGCAACCTCACAAGAGCTGAAGGCATCAAAGAGTGTAGATCCCAGATCAAAGAAAAGGATCAACTATAGCAATGATGAAAAGTTGGAagtaaaattgaaaagatcaaaAGCATAAAATAGTTATGCCAGCTTGCTGATTGTAGCCGATTTCAAATGTATGATCCCTGTTCTAAATTGTAGctctaggaaaaaaaaaaagcctatCAAAAGAGGTAGGGAAGCGACGGTGAgccttggtacaatggtaaggtTGTTCCTTTACGATCTAAGAGATCAAGATTCGAGT comes from Musa acuminata AAA Group cultivar baxijiao chromosome BXJ3-3, Cavendish_Baxijiao_AAA, whole genome shotgun sequence and encodes:
- the LOC103979725 gene encoding uncharacterized protein LOC103979725, with product MTSSGAIKLSGGGAAKEKGAAVAEVKKKVDGSGKPVSIVKKKPVNVVIKPEGKKITSSSNTVTKTSRVKVQKKVYSLPGQKYDIPEEREPLRMFYESLLEQIPSSEMAESWMMEHGLLSPERAKKAYERKQKRQQQLRMRTPIKSTKQERPATSQELKASKSVDPRSKKRINYSNDEKLEVKLKRSKA